The Elgaria multicarinata webbii isolate HBS135686 ecotype San Diego chromosome 15, rElgMul1.1.pri, whole genome shotgun sequence sequence AGTTGCAGCCATGGCTCTGCTCTGGCTTGGGACCTCAGCCGGTTTGTTCAGAGTTGACACGTGCAATTCTTGGGTCGCTTCTGCTTTTGGTTCCAAAGAGCTTCGCCATTCGCCATTTTgtttgaaattggtggccatttcaGATTTCTGGCCTGACACGAAAGTGTCTATGCAAAAGCCCATGTTTGTTTCACTCAAGCGCAGTTTCCTGCCTCATCTTATGGGAGACTGCTGTTCTGTTTATCCCAAGACCAGGTTGCTACAAATAAAATGATTTTGGGTGGTGTTGAGCTTGCTAAAACAGCAAGCccacaaaaaacaagcaaaacacagtgCTAACCTGCCTGCCAAACGCCTTGCGTTAGCAaccgaaaaagaaaagaaatgatttcTGTCAAGCTTCCCTGGTGTGCCTCTTGGGTGCCAGAGGCAACTAGACAAAAAAAATGCTACCCATGTTTAAAGGAAGGTTCCGAAGACACACATGACGCAAAAGCTTTTCTGGAACGGCGTATTGACACTGACGTCCATGAAGATGGAAGGGTGTTAAAACACTTTGCGGTGTTTGTGTGGGATTTTTAAATATGTGAttcacatagctaaactatggaattcgctactacagaacatagtgatggccaacaatttggatggctttaaagggttcAGATCAATtattgaaggagaaggctatcaatggctactagtcctgacggctatatgCCGCTTCCAATGCGTCATATAGgcactaggtggacccttggcctgatccagaaccgctcttcgtatgttcttatgactctttTTTTTAGGCAAAGGACCGAAAAAGAGGAAAGGCCCCACCATTAAGACTTCTGGTGTCCAGGTGAATGTGAAAGCCATTATGCAACACCAAGAGGAGTTTGAAGTGCTGAACCAGACTATTCCAACTGACCCGGAGGAGAGGGCCAGGTGAGACTGGAGATTCCATGGGCATATGGGCAGGAAGAATGCAAGCAATTGGGAGCTGGTAGCAGCTGAGAAaaaaatactgtattttgaaaGGCGGCTTATAAATCccttaaataaatagaatagagGGACTAAGCTACAAATCAGGAAATCTTAAAGAGGTGGCTTTTGCCTGAGTTATGGGAAAGGGTCTCCTCATCTTTCTACTCTCTGATTCAATTTGCAGGTTCTGCTTGACCTTCCGTACCAAAGTGGCCCATTTTGATGTGGATTGGGGAGTGGAAGATGACTCCCATTTGCTGCTGGGAATTTACGAACACGGCTACGGGAACTGGGAGCTCATCAAAAGCTCCCAGTTCCAGAGCTGAAATTGACCAACAAGGAACAGGGAACTTGGCACATGATGCTGTTTTTGTGCGTGTTTACGTGTGCGCGATTTGGCTTCCTCCAGAGACCGTTTCCCCCTCACTGAGTAAGCGGCTTTATATTAAATTAAGCCACGGCAATAACGATGCACAACGGTGACCTCAGTGGAATGCCGGGTAGTGCTCCGGGAAACCGGAAACCAGTTTTGCAATGTGATTAACAACATACTTTGCTTTTTAACCGCACCGCATAGAACACACTGGAAAAAgctcagagaagaaaaagaaataaagaaaatctGGGGAAAGGGTGTCCAACCACTCTGATTTGAGGCCGGTTTCAGCGCAGGGCCGTCTTTGTATTTGATTGGTAACCTGctttttctaccaagaaaaatggcactcaaggcagctaataagTGTTACATTTATTAACACGACATGAACCTCCcaatacactatgctcaacatctaaggtcctcctccaggtgcctactccgatggaagctcggaggatggcaacaagggagagggccttttcagtggtggccgcccaattatggaatgatctccccgacgaggctcgcctggcaaaaacattgttatcttttcggtgccaggtcaagacttttctcttctcccaggcatttaacagcatgtgttgagtttaaagttgtttttaaatgtgtattgtttttgtatgtttatttttatgcttctgtggttttaaattctgtatttcgatttttaaatatttaatgctttaatctctgtaaaccgcccaaagagcttcggctatggggcaatatagattagtaaataataataataataataacaacaacagcagcaggagcTCATTTCTACTGTGCTGCTAGTGCAGGTTCTGTGTGCTCCCCAAGCCCATGCAAGCCACAGACACAGATTTCTGCAACCTGAAGAACTGAGCTTTCATTTCACTTTGAATCTGTGCAGAGTTTATCAGTCTCCGCACTTTCGCAATAGACTTCTGTTTCCCCATGTTTGGGAAGTGGGGGCGTGTGAGCAGATTGGTTGCGCTCGGATGTTGGGTTGCACTGATGTCTCTccgcttttaaaaatgtgttttcaaaGATCCTGCCCATCGAGACGGACAAAAAACCTCAGGGGAAGCAGCTCCAGACACGAGCGGACTACTTGCTGAAACTACTCAAGAGAGACATGGGAAAAACGGGCAGCGTGAAAGAGGTGGA is a genomic window containing:
- the LOC134409328 gene encoding chromodomain-helicase-DNA-binding protein 2-like; this encodes MALLWLGTSAGKGPKKRKGPTIKTSGVQVNVKAIMQHQEEFEVLNQTIPTDPEERARFCLTFRTKVAHFDVDWGVEDDSHLLLGIYEHGYGNWELIKSSPFKNVFSKILPIETDKKPQGKQLQTRADYLLKLLKRDMGKTGSVKEVEEEHGADTSPVKKKPKKDSKVNKDKPPMG